Below is a genomic region from Streptomyces sp. NBC_00461.
GGTCATCCGGGGCATCCGGAACGTCTCCTCGGCCGGCGCGGAACGGTGGGCTTCCGGGGAGTACGGAAAAACGGTCCGGCCTGTTCACCACCGTCCCCGCTCCCGGTCAACCGCCGCCCCCGTCCCGGAAGGTGCGGACGGGGCGCCGGGCGGCCCGTCGGCCGTTCACCTGCGCCGGACGCCCCACGAGGCCACCGACGTCTCATTGAAAACCAACCGGTCGCCTCGTACTCTGACGGTCACCGGCACGGGCACGTCTCCGTCTGGTCTGTCATCCGCTTTCGGGGGACCGAGGGAGCAACATGCCTCAACCGATCTTGACGGCCACCGTGCCCCGTCAGCTCGTTCACCGGGCAGCCGTCGCGGAGACGTTTCTCACCGACTGGAAGCGGACCGGAGCCGACCGGTTCAGGCTTTTCGCGCAGTGGCCCCGGGCGCACCAGTTACACGTGTCGCCGGACCGGTCCGCGTACGAGCCGCTGCTCGTCGCGGAGACCGTCCGCCAGTGCGGGGCACTCCTCGCGCACGCCGCCTACGACGCCCCGCTCGACCACTGCTTCGTCCTCAAGGAACTCCGCCTCAGCACCTGTCCCGAGCATCTCGCCGTCGGTGCCGCACCCGCCGAACCCGTCCTCGACGTCACCGTCTTCGACGTCCGCCACCGCGCGGGACGCCCCACCGCGCTCCGCTACGACACCGTCGTGCGCCTGGGCGGTGAGCGTGTCGCGAGCGCGCACATCGCCGTCAGCTGGACCAGCGAGTCCGTCTACCGCAGACTCCGCGGCGGCCGCACCGCGGCGACCGTCTGCGCCCTGCCGCTCCCGTCGGCCCTGCCGGCCGGCGTCGTGGGCCGTGCCCTGCCCACGGACGTGGTGCTCGCCCCGCCCGACCGCCACGGCCGCCGACAACTACGGGTAGATACCGCGCATCCCGTTTTCTTCGACCATCCGCTCGACCACGTGCCCGGCATGCTGCTCCTGGAGGCGGCCCGCCAGGCCGCCCGCGCACGCACCGCCGACCCGGCCGGGTCAGCGACCTTCCATGCGGCCTTCCATCAGTACGCCGAGCTGGACAGACCCACCTGGATCGAGGTGACCGAGGGGCACGGGACGGGCCTCGAAGTCCGGGGAAGACAGGGTGAGTCGACGGTCTTCGAGTGCCTCGTCGACGCCGTCGCACGGTGAGATATCGTTCACGGGGAGTAAGAAACAAACAGCACGACCCGTTCTTTCCAGCCCAGGAGTGTTCAGCCGATGGCGAGGCAGTTACGCGCCGAGCAGACCCGCGCGACGATCATCACGGCCGCAGCCGACCTGTTCGACCGTCACGGCTACGAGTCGACCAGCCTCAGCGACATCGTCGAACACGCCCAAGTCACCAAGGGCGCCCTCTACTTCCACTTCGCGGCGAAGGAGGACCTGGCCCACGCGATCATGGAGCTGCAGTCCAGGGCCTGGCACGAGGTGACGAAGGAACTGGACGGCCGGGGCTACTCCTCGCTCGAAAGCCTGATACGCATCACCTTCGGTATCGCCCGGCTGTCCGTCGAGGGCCCGATCCCGCGGGCCGGACTCCGGCTCGCGACCGGGGGAGTCGCGGTGCGGCCGCCGCTGAAGCACCCGTTCACCGAGTGGCGGGACATGGCCACCCGCAGACTCCTCGGCGCCATCAAGGAGGCCGACGTCCACCCGGACGTCGACGTCGAGGCCGTCGCGCACTCCCTCGTCAGCTTCTTCGTCGGCACCCGCGTCGTGGGCCGCTCCCTCGAACCCGTCGCCCGCCAGCCCCGCAGGCTGGCCGAGATGTGGCACGTCATGATCCGCGGCCTGGTCCCGGTGCCCCGCCGCGCCCGCTATCTGAGCCTCGCCGCCCGCCTTGAGCGGGAGATCAGAACGGTCTGAGGTGGCGACGGAGCCCGTGCGGGAACAGGCCCTAGGGTGAGGCGCATGCCCGACACCCCGCCCGCGCCCCTGATCCTCGGCAACGAACCGGGTTCGTTCCCGCACAGTGTGCTCGCCGAGCGGCACCCCGCCATCATCCGGCAGGTACGGGAGGCCTTCCCGTACGGCCCCGCACAGCACCGCGCACTCGACGCGCTCCTCGCGAACTGCACCGAGGGCGTCGTCGAACCGCTCCCCGCCGGGGCGCACGACCGGGCCCGCTGGGAGTCGTGGGGCAGCGCGGAGTACGTCGGCCGCTCCTGGTACGACATCCCCTGGCTCTGGTCTGAGAGCTACTTCTACCGCCAACTCCTCGGTGCCGTCGGCTACTTCGGCACCGGACCCTGGCAGGGCATCGATCCGTTCCGCCCCTTCAAGCTGGCCGAGCTGGACTCCCAGGAGACGGACGAGGAACTGGCCGCGCTCGACGCCCTGTCCGCCGAGGACCAGGACCGGGCCCTGCTGCACGGCTCCCTGTGGGGTAACCGCGCAGACCTCGGCTTCCGCCTCTCCGCCGCCGACACCGAAACCGGCGCCGCGGACACCGCCCCGGGCCTGGTCGCCGACGACAGCGAGACACTCTGGTCGCTGCTCCCACCGTCCGGCGCGGGCACGCTGTGCCTGATCGCCGACAACGCGGGCCGCGAGCTCATCCCCGATCTGCTCCTCATCGCCCACCTCCTCGAACGCGGGCGCGTCGGGCGTGCCGTCCTGCACGTCAAGCCGTACCCGTACTACGTCTCCGACGCGACGACGGCCGACGTCCTCGACGCGCTGCGCAGGCTGACCGGCGCCCAGGGTGCCGCCCCCGAGTACGGCCGCATCCTGTGGTCGGCGATGACGGACGGTCGCCTCATGGTCCGCGCCCACCCCTTCTCCGCCGCACCCCTGCCGTTCGCGGACATGCCCGACGACCTTCGCGCGGAACTCGCGACGGCCACCGTGACCATCGTGAAGGGCGACCTCAACTACCGCCGTCTGGTGGGCGACCGGCTCTGGCCCCCGACCACACCCTTCGGCGAGGTGACCGCCCGCTTCCCCGGGCCGGTCGCCGCCCTGCGCACCCTGAAGTCCGACGTGATCACCGGCCTGGACCCCGGCACGGAGGCCGCGCTCGTGGCGGCCGAGGGACAGCGGTGGCGGACGGGCGGCACACATGCCCTCATCCAGGTCCGCGAGTGAGCGCCCGCGCCCGCCGCTGAGCCTCATGTCAGCCGTATCGGCAGCGACTTGAGTCCATTGATGAAATTGGACGTCAGCCGTCTGGCCGGCTCCGCGGTGCGCAGGACCGGCAGCGCGCACACCGCCTCCCCGTACAGCACCCGCAGCTGCAGCCGGGCGAAGTGGGCGCCCAGGCACACGTGCGGGCCGTCGCCGAAGGAGACGTGCGGGTTCGGCGTACGGGACAGGTCGAGGCGGTCGGGTGCGTCGAAGACCCGCTCGTCCCGGTTGGCGGAGGCGTGGAAGACGACCACCTTGTCGCCGGCCCGGATGCGCCGTCCCGCCAGCTCGGTGTCGCGGGCGGCGGTGCGGCGGAAGGTGAGGACGGGTGGATGCCAGCGCAGCAACTCGTCGACAGCGGTGGTCAGTTCGATCCTTCCGGCCCGGAGCGACTCGTACGCCTCAGGGTGTTCGGCCAGGGCGAGCAGTCCGCCGGGAGCCGCGCTGCGGACCGTGTCGTTGCCCGCGACGGTGAGCAGGAAGAAGAACATCTCCAGTTCGGCGTCGGCGAGTTCCCCGTCGTGGGCGAGCGTGGTCAGCACGTCGTCCGCGGGGTGGCTTCGCTTGTGTGCGGCGAGCTGCTGGGCGTAGGCGAACATGTCCCGGAGCGCCGCGGGGGAGCGTGGATTGACCGGCCTGCCCCGCGGGTCGAGCACCGGCGGGCCGGCCTCGTCCGGGTCCTGGTAGCCGATGACCCGCTGCGTCCAGTGCAGCAGCAGACCGCGGTCGGACTCCGGGACGCCGAGCAGGTCGGCGAGGTTGAGCAGGGCGTAGTCGTCGGTCACGGCGGTGACGAGATCGGCGGTGCCGTCCGCGGCCCGGGCGTCCCGCAGCGCCTGCGCGAACAGCGTCCGCGCCCGCTCCCGCGCGACGGCCGTGAAGCGGTCGATGCGGCCGGGGGTGAAGGCCCGGCTGACCAGCCGCCTCAGCCGTCGGTGCCCCGGCGGATCCTGATTGAGCATCATGCGCCGGATGAAGGGAAGGTCGGCCGGGTCGGGATCGCGGATCTGGGTCGCGCCGAGGTGCGAGGAGTACGTCGCCGAGTCCTTGAGGACGCCTACGACGTCCGCGTGCCGGGTCACCGCCCAGAACCCGGCACCCGCGGGCCAGCCCAGCACCTCCGGCTCCTCCTGCCAGGCCACCGGGTGGTGGTCGCGCAGCACGCGATAGGCGGCGTGGGGTACCCCGGCGGCGTACTGCCGCGGATCGAAGACGTCCGGAACCGGCAGTGCCTCGCGCACGTTCATGAAGCCACCGTGACGTGGCGGCCGGGGCTCCGGCAAGGGAGCGCGCTCGTGCGGGGGCTGAGGGATCCCTGCGGAGTGGAGGGGCGTGCAGGGGGAGCGCGGCAGGTCCGGCTCGGTTCCGCGGGGAGCGCCGAGCGGGACGGCAGGCCGGGCGCCGGGGGATGAGGGGCGTCGTCCGCTTCTGTGCGCCCCGTGCCAACTTGCCGGTCCTCCTGCGGTGTTCGGCGCGGATCGCCAGAATCGGGGCATGGCCATCCGTGAACTCAGCTACGTGCTCCTGCGCGACCCCGACTCGGGTGCCGACCGGCTCACCCCCGTCACCGAGGTGCCCGAGGGCGTGCCGGACGACCTGATGCAGCGGATCATCACGGTCACGCACCGCGCCGCGCCCGCCGTGGGAGCCGCGCTCAGCTACACCCGGCTGCCCCACCGCGCAGGCGGCGGACTCCTGTGCAGCGCACGCCCCGACGAGGAGTCGGACGGGTTGCGCGTCGACGTCCGGTACGAGGCGCACGACGCCGACGGCCCCGACGGGCCGCGGCGGCGCTGGCCCGTCGACGCCTGGCGGCCCAGCACCCTGGGCGGGAGCGGCGACGAGGCGTTCGCGCCGGACACCCGGTGCTGGGACGAGGCGCTGCTGGTGAAGTTCGCCTCCGACCAGGGCCGGCGCGTCGCTCCGTTCCTCGCCGACGTGCGCAGGCTGTTCGCCGACCCCGCCGGCCGCCAGATCGTCGTGGCCGAGCGGGACCAGGAGACCGTGGCCCGCTGGATCGCCCTCGCCTGCGCCTCCCTGCCCGTCCACCACGCGAGGGCGCTGACGTTCAGCACCCATTCCGCGGACCCGGGTGTCGCCCCGCAACAGGTCGTCGGCATCGGCCCGGACACGGACGCCGACCTCTTCGACCGGCACGACGGCCCGACCGTCACCCATCTCTTCCGGGTGCACGACGGCCTGGACGGCCCCGGCAGCCCGCCCCTGTCCGACCCCTGGGCGCAGGTGGCCGCCTGGCTCTGGCAGGAAGGAGTGGTCCCACGGCCCGACGAGCCGACCGAGGGCACCGGCGCCGAACGGCCTGGCGCACAGGCCCCGGACACCGGCGCCCCCCAGGATCCCTTCGCCCTCCTCCCCCTCGTCCGCCGGGCCCTCGCCGCCCGCACCTGGCACGCACTCGGCGACCTCCCCGAGGACGCACTGCGCGAGATCCTGGCCGCCGCCATCCGCGCTGCCGAGCACGGCCGAACGGACGCCGTCTCCGCCCAGCACCTCGCCGTGATCGCCCGGCGGATCGCCGAGCACCGGCCCGACGCGGTCCAGCCGCTCGCCGCCGCCCTGGCTCGCAGCCGGGTCAGGGCGGCGGACCCGCAGGACGT
It encodes:
- a CDS encoding ScbA/BarX family gamma-butyrolactone biosynthesis protein: MPQPILTATVPRQLVHRAAVAETFLTDWKRTGADRFRLFAQWPRAHQLHVSPDRSAYEPLLVAETVRQCGALLAHAAYDAPLDHCFVLKELRLSTCPEHLAVGAAPAEPVLDVTVFDVRHRAGRPTALRYDTVVRLGGERVASAHIAVSWTSESVYRRLRGGRTAATVCALPLPSALPAGVVGRALPTDVVLAPPDRHGRRQLRVDTAHPVFFDHPLDHVPGMLLLEAARQAARARTADPAGSATFHAAFHQYAELDRPTWIEVTEGHGTGLEVRGRQGESTVFECLVDAVAR
- a CDS encoding ScbR family autoregulator-binding transcription factor — translated: MARQLRAEQTRATIITAAADLFDRHGYESTSLSDIVEHAQVTKGALYFHFAAKEDLAHAIMELQSRAWHEVTKELDGRGYSSLESLIRITFGIARLSVEGPIPRAGLRLATGGVAVRPPLKHPFTEWRDMATRRLLGAIKEADVHPDVDVEAVAHSLVSFFVGTRVVGRSLEPVARQPRRLAEMWHVMIRGLVPVPRRARYLSLAARLEREIRTV
- a CDS encoding damage-control phosphatase ARMT1 family protein; this encodes MPDTPPAPLILGNEPGSFPHSVLAERHPAIIRQVREAFPYGPAQHRALDALLANCTEGVVEPLPAGAHDRARWESWGSAEYVGRSWYDIPWLWSESYFYRQLLGAVGYFGTGPWQGIDPFRPFKLAELDSQETDEELAALDALSAEDQDRALLHGSLWGNRADLGFRLSAADTETGAADTAPGLVADDSETLWSLLPPSGAGTLCLIADNAGRELIPDLLLIAHLLERGRVGRAVLHVKPYPYYVSDATTADVLDALRRLTGAQGAAPEYGRILWSAMTDGRLMVRAHPFSAAPLPFADMPDDLRAELATATVTIVKGDLNYRRLVGDRLWPPTTPFGEVTARFPGPVAALRTLKSDVITGLDPGTEAALVAAEGQRWRTGGTHALIQVRE
- a CDS encoding cytochrome P450, whose translation is MNVREALPVPDVFDPRQYAAGVPHAAYRVLRDHHPVAWQEEPEVLGWPAGAGFWAVTRHADVVGVLKDSATYSSHLGATQIRDPDPADLPFIRRMMLNQDPPGHRRLRRLVSRAFTPGRIDRFTAVARERARTLFAQALRDARAADGTADLVTAVTDDYALLNLADLLGVPESDRGLLLHWTQRVIGYQDPDEAGPPVLDPRGRPVNPRSPAALRDMFAYAQQLAAHKRSHPADDVLTTLAHDGELADAELEMFFFLLTVAGNDTVRSAAPGGLLALAEHPEAYESLRAGRIELTTAVDELLRWHPPVLTFRRTAARDTELAGRRIRAGDKVVVFHASANRDERVFDAPDRLDLSRTPNPHVSFGDGPHVCLGAHFARLQLRVLYGEAVCALPVLRTAEPARRLTSNFINGLKSLPIRLT